The Mauremys reevesii isolate NIE-2019 linkage group 1, ASM1616193v1, whole genome shotgun sequence genome has a segment encoding these proteins:
- the CBLL1 gene encoding E3 ubiquitin-protein ligase Hakai isoform X5: MNNDLQGTNSSGSLGGLDVRRRIPIKLISKQPNKTKPAPRAPRIMNRMPSKAQAGDEEEFDYNEEERYECKGADMFGNPRRFPGHIFWDFKINLLGEKDDTPVHFCDKCGLPIKLYGRMIPCKHVFCYDCAILHEKKGDKMCPGCNDPVQRIEQCVRGSLFMCSIVQGCKRTYLSQRDLQAHINHRHMRAGKPVTRPPLEPVHPPIAPPPAEIPERFIMPPDKHHMSHIPPKQHLMMPPPPLQHVQHEHYNQPHEDIRAPPAEMSMAPPPPRSVSQDTFRISTRKHSNLITVPIQDDSNSGAREPPPPAPAPAHHHPEYQGQPVVSHPHHIMPPQQHYAPPPPPPPPISHPMQHPPQGAGTPHMVYSQAPPPPMTSAPPPITPPPGHIIAQMPPYMNHPPPGPPPPQHGGPPVNVNAPPPHHYNPNSLPQFSEDQGTLSPPFTQPGGMSPGMWPAPRGPPPPPRMQGPPSQAPLPGPHHPDQTRYRPYYQ; this comes from the exons ATGA ACAATGATTTGCAAGGCACTAATAGTTCTGGATCATTGGGTGGTCTTGATGTTCGCAGACGAATCCCTATAAAGCTCATCTCCAAACAGCCCAACAAAACCAAACCTGCACCACGTGCTCCAAGAATTATGAACAGGATGCCTTCAAAGGCACAGGCTGGTGATGAAG AAGAATTTGATTATAATGAAGAGGAGCGGTATGAGTGCAAAGGAGCTGACATGTTTGGGAATCCAAGAAGATTCCCTGGACACATATTTTGGGACTTTAAG ATAAACTTGCTCGGAGAAAAGGATGATACCCCAGTCCATTTCTGTGACAAGTGTGGATTGCCTATCAAATTGTATGGGCGTATG ATACCTTGCAAGCATGTTTTCTGCTATGACTGTGCTATATTACATGAGAAGAAGGGTGACAAGATGTGCCCAGG CTGTAATGATCCTGTGCAGCGAATTGAGCAATGTGTGCGAGGGTCTCTCTTCATGTGTAGCATTGTTCAAGGGTGCAAGAGAACATATTTGTCTCAGAGAGACTTACAGGCTCACATCAACCATCGTCATATGAGAGCTGGAAAACCTGTTACCCGTCCTCCACTTGAACCTGTTCATCCTCCTATTGCCCCGCCTCCTGCTGAAATTCCTGAGCGTTTCATAATGCCACCTGATAAGCATCATATGAGCCATATTCCACCAAAGCAGCACCTCATGATGCCACCACCTCCTTTACAGCATGTGCAACACGAGCATTACAACCAACCGCACGAGGACATTCGTGCACCCCCAGCAGAGATGTCAATggctccaccaccaccacgctCGGTCAGTCAGGATACGTTTCGTATTTCCACAAGAAAACACAGCAATTTAATAACTGTCCCTATTCAGGATGATTCAAATTCAGGTGCTCGAGAACCACCTCCGCCAGCCCCAGCACCTGCTCATCATCATCCTGAATATCAGGGTCAACCAGTGGTATCCCATCCTCATCATATTATGCCTCCACAGCAACATTATGCACCacccccgccaccaccaccaccaataagCCATCCAATGCAACATCCTCCCCAGGGAGCAGGTACTCCTCATATGGTTTATAGCCAAGCTCCACCACCACCGATGACCTCTGCTCCACCACCAATAACCCCTCCCCCTGGACACATAATTGCCCAAATGCCACCATATATGAATCACCctcctccaggacctccccctcCTCAACATGGTGGCCCACCAGTAAATGTAaatgcaccccctccccatcacTATAATCCTAACTCTTTGCCGCAGTTCAGTGAAGATCAAGGAACTCTCAGCCCTCCTTTTACACAGCCTGGGGGAATGAGTCCAGGGATGTGGCCAGCTCCAAGAGGGCCTCCTCCACCCCCAAGAATGCAAGGCCCACCTTCTCAAGCCCCACTTCCTGGACCACATCACCCAGATCAAACCAGATATAGACCATACTACCAATGA
- the CBLL1 gene encoding E3 ubiquitin-protein ligase Hakai isoform X6, which yields MNRMPSKAQAGDEEEFDYNEEERYECKGADMFGNPRRFPGHIFWDFKINLLGEKDDTPVHFCDKCGLPIKLYGRMIPCKHVFCYDCAILHEKKGDKMCPGCNDPVQRIEQCVRGSLFMCSIVQGCKRTYLSQRDLQAHINHRHMRAGKPVTRPPLEPVHPPIAPPPAEIPERFIMPPDKHHMSHIPPKQHLMMPPPPLQHVQHEHYNQPHEDIRAPPAEMSMAPPPPRSVSQDTFRISTRKHSNLITVPIQDDSNSGAREPPPPAPAPAHHHPEYQGQPVVSHPHHIMPPQQHYAPPPPPPPPISHPMQHPPQGAGTPHMVYSQAPPPPMTSAPPPITPPPGHIIAQMPPYMNHPPPGPPPPQHGGPPVNVNAPPPHHYNPNSLPQFSEDQGTLSPPFTQPGGMSPGMWPAPRGPPPPPRMQGPPSQAPLPGPHHPDQTRYRPYYQ from the exons ATGAACAGGATGCCTTCAAAGGCACAGGCTGGTGATGAAG AAGAATTTGATTATAATGAAGAGGAGCGGTATGAGTGCAAAGGAGCTGACATGTTTGGGAATCCAAGAAGATTCCCTGGACACATATTTTGGGACTTTAAG ATAAACTTGCTCGGAGAAAAGGATGATACCCCAGTCCATTTCTGTGACAAGTGTGGATTGCCTATCAAATTGTATGGGCGTATG ATACCTTGCAAGCATGTTTTCTGCTATGACTGTGCTATATTACATGAGAAGAAGGGTGACAAGATGTGCCCAGG CTGTAATGATCCTGTGCAGCGAATTGAGCAATGTGTGCGAGGGTCTCTCTTCATGTGTAGCATTGTTCAAGGGTGCAAGAGAACATATTTGTCTCAGAGAGACTTACAGGCTCACATCAACCATCGTCATATGAGAGCTGGAAAACCTGTTACCCGTCCTCCACTTGAACCTGTTCATCCTCCTATTGCCCCGCCTCCTGCTGAAATTCCTGAGCGTTTCATAATGCCACCTGATAAGCATCATATGAGCCATATTCCACCAAAGCAGCACCTCATGATGCCACCACCTCCTTTACAGCATGTGCAACACGAGCATTACAACCAACCGCACGAGGACATTCGTGCACCCCCAGCAGAGATGTCAATggctccaccaccaccacgctCGGTCAGTCAGGATACGTTTCGTATTTCCACAAGAAAACACAGCAATTTAATAACTGTCCCTATTCAGGATGATTCAAATTCAGGTGCTCGAGAACCACCTCCGCCAGCCCCAGCACCTGCTCATCATCATCCTGAATATCAGGGTCAACCAGTGGTATCCCATCCTCATCATATTATGCCTCCACAGCAACATTATGCACCacccccgccaccaccaccaccaataagCCATCCAATGCAACATCCTCCCCAGGGAGCAGGTACTCCTCATATGGTTTATAGCCAAGCTCCACCACCACCGATGACCTCTGCTCCACCACCAATAACCCCTCCCCCTGGACACATAATTGCCCAAATGCCACCATATATGAATCACCctcctccaggacctccccctcCTCAACATGGTGGCCCACCAGTAAATGTAaatgcaccccctccccatcacTATAATCCTAACTCTTTGCCGCAGTTCAGTGAAGATCAAGGAACTCTCAGCCCTCCTTTTACACAGCCTGGGGGAATGAGTCCAGGGATGTGGCCAGCTCCAAGAGGGCCTCCTCCACCCCCAAGAATGCAAGGCCCACCTTCTCAAGCCCCACTTCCTGGACCACATCACCCAGATCAAACCAGATATAGACCATACTACCAATGA
- the CBLL1 gene encoding E3 ubiquitin-protein ligase Hakai isoform X4: MDHNDNDLQGTNSSGSLGGLDVRRRIPIKLISKQPNKTKPAPRAPRIMNRMPSKAQAGDEEFDYNEEERYECKGADMFGNPRRFPGHIFWDFKINLLGEKDDTPVHFCDKCGLPIKLYGRMIPCKHVFCYDCAILHEKKGDKMCPGCNDPVQRIEQCVRGSLFMCSIVQGCKRTYLSQRDLQAHINHRHMRAGKPVTRPPLEPVHPPIAPPPAEIPERFIMPPDKHHMSHIPPKQHLMMPPPPLQHVQHEHYNQPHEDIRAPPAEMSMAPPPPRSVSQDTFRISTRKHSNLITVPIQDDSNSGAREPPPPAPAPAHHHPEYQGQPVVSHPHHIMPPQQHYAPPPPPPPPISHPMQHPPQGAGTPHMVYSQAPPPPMTSAPPPITPPPGHIIAQMPPYMNHPPPGPPPPQHGGPPVNVNAPPPHHYNPNSLPQFSEDQGTLSPPFTQPGGMSPGMWPAPRGPPPPPRMQGPPSQAPLPGPHHPDQTRYRPYYQ, translated from the exons ATGGACCACAAtg ACAATGATTTGCAAGGCACTAATAGTTCTGGATCATTGGGTGGTCTTGATGTTCGCAGACGAATCCCTATAAAGCTCATCTCCAAACAGCCCAACAAAACCAAACCTGCACCACGTGCTCCAAGAATTATGAACAGGATGCCTTCAAAGGCACAGGCTGGTGATGAAG AATTTGATTATAATGAAGAGGAGCGGTATGAGTGCAAAGGAGCTGACATGTTTGGGAATCCAAGAAGATTCCCTGGACACATATTTTGGGACTTTAAG ATAAACTTGCTCGGAGAAAAGGATGATACCCCAGTCCATTTCTGTGACAAGTGTGGATTGCCTATCAAATTGTATGGGCGTATG ATACCTTGCAAGCATGTTTTCTGCTATGACTGTGCTATATTACATGAGAAGAAGGGTGACAAGATGTGCCCAGG CTGTAATGATCCTGTGCAGCGAATTGAGCAATGTGTGCGAGGGTCTCTCTTCATGTGTAGCATTGTTCAAGGGTGCAAGAGAACATATTTGTCTCAGAGAGACTTACAGGCTCACATCAACCATCGTCATATGAGAGCTGGAAAACCTGTTACCCGTCCTCCACTTGAACCTGTTCATCCTCCTATTGCCCCGCCTCCTGCTGAAATTCCTGAGCGTTTCATAATGCCACCTGATAAGCATCATATGAGCCATATTCCACCAAAGCAGCACCTCATGATGCCACCACCTCCTTTACAGCATGTGCAACACGAGCATTACAACCAACCGCACGAGGACATTCGTGCACCCCCAGCAGAGATGTCAATggctccaccaccaccacgctCGGTCAGTCAGGATACGTTTCGTATTTCCACAAGAAAACACAGCAATTTAATAACTGTCCCTATTCAGGATGATTCAAATTCAGGTGCTCGAGAACCACCTCCGCCAGCCCCAGCACCTGCTCATCATCATCCTGAATATCAGGGTCAACCAGTGGTATCCCATCCTCATCATATTATGCCTCCACAGCAACATTATGCACCacccccgccaccaccaccaccaataagCCATCCAATGCAACATCCTCCCCAGGGAGCAGGTACTCCTCATATGGTTTATAGCCAAGCTCCACCACCACCGATGACCTCTGCTCCACCACCAATAACCCCTCCCCCTGGACACATAATTGCCCAAATGCCACCATATATGAATCACCctcctccaggacctccccctcCTCAACATGGTGGCCCACCAGTAAATGTAaatgcaccccctccccatcacTATAATCCTAACTCTTTGCCGCAGTTCAGTGAAGATCAAGGAACTCTCAGCCCTCCTTTTACACAGCCTGGGGGAATGAGTCCAGGGATGTGGCCAGCTCCAAGAGGGCCTCCTCCACCCCCAAGAATGCAAGGCCCACCTTCTCAAGCCCCACTTCCTGGACCACATCACCCAGATCAAACCAGATATAGACCATACTACCAATGA
- the CBLL1 gene encoding E3 ubiquitin-protein ligase Hakai isoform X1 has protein sequence MTVNIFFSCIDNDLQGTNSSGSLGGLDVRRRIPIKLISKQPNKTKPAPRAPRIMNRMPSKAQAGDEEEFDYNEEERYECKGADMFGNPRRFPGHIFWDFKINLLGEKDDTPVHFCDKCGLPIKLYGRMIPCKHVFCYDCAILHEKKGDKMCPGCNDPVQRIEQCVRGSLFMCSIVQGCKRTYLSQRDLQAHINHRHMRAGKPVTRPPLEPVHPPIAPPPAEIPERFIMPPDKHHMSHIPPKQHLMMPPPPLQHVQHEHYNQPHEDIRAPPAEMSMAPPPPRSVSQDTFRISTRKHSNLITVPIQDDSNSGAREPPPPAPAPAHHHPEYQGQPVVSHPHHIMPPQQHYAPPPPPPPPISHPMQHPPQGAGTPHMVYSQAPPPPMTSAPPPITPPPGHIIAQMPPYMNHPPPGPPPPQHGGPPVNVNAPPPHHYNPNSLPQFSEDQGTLSPPFTQPGGMSPGMWPAPRGPPPPPRMQGPPSQAPLPGPHHPDQTRYRPYYQ, from the exons ATGACAGTAAACATATTTTTCTCTTGTATAGACAATGATTTGCAAGGCACTAATAGTTCTGGATCATTGGGTGGTCTTGATGTTCGCAGACGAATCCCTATAAAGCTCATCTCCAAACAGCCCAACAAAACCAAACCTGCACCACGTGCTCCAAGAATTATGAACAGGATGCCTTCAAAGGCACAGGCTGGTGATGAAG AAGAATTTGATTATAATGAAGAGGAGCGGTATGAGTGCAAAGGAGCTGACATGTTTGGGAATCCAAGAAGATTCCCTGGACACATATTTTGGGACTTTAAG ATAAACTTGCTCGGAGAAAAGGATGATACCCCAGTCCATTTCTGTGACAAGTGTGGATTGCCTATCAAATTGTATGGGCGTATG ATACCTTGCAAGCATGTTTTCTGCTATGACTGTGCTATATTACATGAGAAGAAGGGTGACAAGATGTGCCCAGG CTGTAATGATCCTGTGCAGCGAATTGAGCAATGTGTGCGAGGGTCTCTCTTCATGTGTAGCATTGTTCAAGGGTGCAAGAGAACATATTTGTCTCAGAGAGACTTACAGGCTCACATCAACCATCGTCATATGAGAGCTGGAAAACCTGTTACCCGTCCTCCACTTGAACCTGTTCATCCTCCTATTGCCCCGCCTCCTGCTGAAATTCCTGAGCGTTTCATAATGCCACCTGATAAGCATCATATGAGCCATATTCCACCAAAGCAGCACCTCATGATGCCACCACCTCCTTTACAGCATGTGCAACACGAGCATTACAACCAACCGCACGAGGACATTCGTGCACCCCCAGCAGAGATGTCAATggctccaccaccaccacgctCGGTCAGTCAGGATACGTTTCGTATTTCCACAAGAAAACACAGCAATTTAATAACTGTCCCTATTCAGGATGATTCAAATTCAGGTGCTCGAGAACCACCTCCGCCAGCCCCAGCACCTGCTCATCATCATCCTGAATATCAGGGTCAACCAGTGGTATCCCATCCTCATCATATTATGCCTCCACAGCAACATTATGCACCacccccgccaccaccaccaccaataagCCATCCAATGCAACATCCTCCCCAGGGAGCAGGTACTCCTCATATGGTTTATAGCCAAGCTCCACCACCACCGATGACCTCTGCTCCACCACCAATAACCCCTCCCCCTGGACACATAATTGCCCAAATGCCACCATATATGAATCACCctcctccaggacctccccctcCTCAACATGGTGGCCCACCAGTAAATGTAaatgcaccccctccccatcacTATAATCCTAACTCTTTGCCGCAGTTCAGTGAAGATCAAGGAACTCTCAGCCCTCCTTTTACACAGCCTGGGGGAATGAGTCCAGGGATGTGGCCAGCTCCAAGAGGGCCTCCTCCACCCCCAAGAATGCAAGGCCCACCTTCTCAAGCCCCACTTCCTGGACCACATCACCCAGATCAAACCAGATATAGACCATACTACCAATGA
- the CBLL1 gene encoding E3 ubiquitin-protein ligase Hakai isoform X2 has product MDHNDNDLQGTNSSGSLGGLDVRRRIPIKLISKQPNKTKPAPRAPRIMNRMPSKAQAGDEEEFDYNEEERYECKGADMFGNPRRFPGHIFWDFKINLLGEKDDTPVHFCDKCGLPIKLYGRMIPCKHVFCYDCAILHEKKGDKMCPGCNDPVQRIEQCVRGSLFMCSIVQGCKRTYLSQRDLQAHINHRHMRAGKPVTRPPLEPVHPPIAPPPAEIPERFIMPPDKHHMSHIPPKQHLMMPPPPLQHVQHEHYNQPHEDIRAPPAEMSMAPPPPRSVSQDTFRISTRKHSNLITVPIQDDSNSGAREPPPPAPAPAHHHPEYQGQPVVSHPHHIMPPQQHYAPPPPPPPPISHPMQHPPQGAGTPHMVYSQAPPPPMTSAPPPITPPPGHIIAQMPPYMNHPPPGPPPPQHGGPPVNVNAPPPHHYNPNSLPQFSEDQGTLSPPFTQPGGMSPGMWPAPRGPPPPPRMQGPPSQAPLPGPHHPDQTRYRPYYQ; this is encoded by the exons ATGGACCACAAtg ACAATGATTTGCAAGGCACTAATAGTTCTGGATCATTGGGTGGTCTTGATGTTCGCAGACGAATCCCTATAAAGCTCATCTCCAAACAGCCCAACAAAACCAAACCTGCACCACGTGCTCCAAGAATTATGAACAGGATGCCTTCAAAGGCACAGGCTGGTGATGAAG AAGAATTTGATTATAATGAAGAGGAGCGGTATGAGTGCAAAGGAGCTGACATGTTTGGGAATCCAAGAAGATTCCCTGGACACATATTTTGGGACTTTAAG ATAAACTTGCTCGGAGAAAAGGATGATACCCCAGTCCATTTCTGTGACAAGTGTGGATTGCCTATCAAATTGTATGGGCGTATG ATACCTTGCAAGCATGTTTTCTGCTATGACTGTGCTATATTACATGAGAAGAAGGGTGACAAGATGTGCCCAGG CTGTAATGATCCTGTGCAGCGAATTGAGCAATGTGTGCGAGGGTCTCTCTTCATGTGTAGCATTGTTCAAGGGTGCAAGAGAACATATTTGTCTCAGAGAGACTTACAGGCTCACATCAACCATCGTCATATGAGAGCTGGAAAACCTGTTACCCGTCCTCCACTTGAACCTGTTCATCCTCCTATTGCCCCGCCTCCTGCTGAAATTCCTGAGCGTTTCATAATGCCACCTGATAAGCATCATATGAGCCATATTCCACCAAAGCAGCACCTCATGATGCCACCACCTCCTTTACAGCATGTGCAACACGAGCATTACAACCAACCGCACGAGGACATTCGTGCACCCCCAGCAGAGATGTCAATggctccaccaccaccacgctCGGTCAGTCAGGATACGTTTCGTATTTCCACAAGAAAACACAGCAATTTAATAACTGTCCCTATTCAGGATGATTCAAATTCAGGTGCTCGAGAACCACCTCCGCCAGCCCCAGCACCTGCTCATCATCATCCTGAATATCAGGGTCAACCAGTGGTATCCCATCCTCATCATATTATGCCTCCACAGCAACATTATGCACCacccccgccaccaccaccaccaataagCCATCCAATGCAACATCCTCCCCAGGGAGCAGGTACTCCTCATATGGTTTATAGCCAAGCTCCACCACCACCGATGACCTCTGCTCCACCACCAATAACCCCTCCCCCTGGACACATAATTGCCCAAATGCCACCATATATGAATCACCctcctccaggacctccccctcCTCAACATGGTGGCCCACCAGTAAATGTAaatgcaccccctccccatcacTATAATCCTAACTCTTTGCCGCAGTTCAGTGAAGATCAAGGAACTCTCAGCCCTCCTTTTACACAGCCTGGGGGAATGAGTCCAGGGATGTGGCCAGCTCCAAGAGGGCCTCCTCCACCCCCAAGAATGCAAGGCCCACCTTCTCAAGCCCCACTTCCTGGACCACATCACCCAGATCAAACCAGATATAGACCATACTACCAATGA
- the CBLL1 gene encoding E3 ubiquitin-protein ligase Hakai isoform X3 → MRWDNDLQGTNSSGSLGGLDVRRRIPIKLISKQPNKTKPAPRAPRIMNRMPSKAQAGDEEEFDYNEEERYECKGADMFGNPRRFPGHIFWDFKINLLGEKDDTPVHFCDKCGLPIKLYGRMIPCKHVFCYDCAILHEKKGDKMCPGCNDPVQRIEQCVRGSLFMCSIVQGCKRTYLSQRDLQAHINHRHMRAGKPVTRPPLEPVHPPIAPPPAEIPERFIMPPDKHHMSHIPPKQHLMMPPPPLQHVQHEHYNQPHEDIRAPPAEMSMAPPPPRSVSQDTFRISTRKHSNLITVPIQDDSNSGAREPPPPAPAPAHHHPEYQGQPVVSHPHHIMPPQQHYAPPPPPPPPISHPMQHPPQGAGTPHMVYSQAPPPPMTSAPPPITPPPGHIIAQMPPYMNHPPPGPPPPQHGGPPVNVNAPPPHHYNPNSLPQFSEDQGTLSPPFTQPGGMSPGMWPAPRGPPPPPRMQGPPSQAPLPGPHHPDQTRYRPYYQ, encoded by the exons ATGcgctggg ACAATGATTTGCAAGGCACTAATAGTTCTGGATCATTGGGTGGTCTTGATGTTCGCAGACGAATCCCTATAAAGCTCATCTCCAAACAGCCCAACAAAACCAAACCTGCACCACGTGCTCCAAGAATTATGAACAGGATGCCTTCAAAGGCACAGGCTGGTGATGAAG AAGAATTTGATTATAATGAAGAGGAGCGGTATGAGTGCAAAGGAGCTGACATGTTTGGGAATCCAAGAAGATTCCCTGGACACATATTTTGGGACTTTAAG ATAAACTTGCTCGGAGAAAAGGATGATACCCCAGTCCATTTCTGTGACAAGTGTGGATTGCCTATCAAATTGTATGGGCGTATG ATACCTTGCAAGCATGTTTTCTGCTATGACTGTGCTATATTACATGAGAAGAAGGGTGACAAGATGTGCCCAGG CTGTAATGATCCTGTGCAGCGAATTGAGCAATGTGTGCGAGGGTCTCTCTTCATGTGTAGCATTGTTCAAGGGTGCAAGAGAACATATTTGTCTCAGAGAGACTTACAGGCTCACATCAACCATCGTCATATGAGAGCTGGAAAACCTGTTACCCGTCCTCCACTTGAACCTGTTCATCCTCCTATTGCCCCGCCTCCTGCTGAAATTCCTGAGCGTTTCATAATGCCACCTGATAAGCATCATATGAGCCATATTCCACCAAAGCAGCACCTCATGATGCCACCACCTCCTTTACAGCATGTGCAACACGAGCATTACAACCAACCGCACGAGGACATTCGTGCACCCCCAGCAGAGATGTCAATggctccaccaccaccacgctCGGTCAGTCAGGATACGTTTCGTATTTCCACAAGAAAACACAGCAATTTAATAACTGTCCCTATTCAGGATGATTCAAATTCAGGTGCTCGAGAACCACCTCCGCCAGCCCCAGCACCTGCTCATCATCATCCTGAATATCAGGGTCAACCAGTGGTATCCCATCCTCATCATATTATGCCTCCACAGCAACATTATGCACCacccccgccaccaccaccaccaataagCCATCCAATGCAACATCCTCCCCAGGGAGCAGGTACTCCTCATATGGTTTATAGCCAAGCTCCACCACCACCGATGACCTCTGCTCCACCACCAATAACCCCTCCCCCTGGACACATAATTGCCCAAATGCCACCATATATGAATCACCctcctccaggacctccccctcCTCAACATGGTGGCCCACCAGTAAATGTAaatgcaccccctccccatcacTATAATCCTAACTCTTTGCCGCAGTTCAGTGAAGATCAAGGAACTCTCAGCCCTCCTTTTACACAGCCTGGGGGAATGAGTCCAGGGATGTGGCCAGCTCCAAGAGGGCCTCCTCCACCCCCAAGAATGCAAGGCCCACCTTCTCAAGCCCCACTTCCTGGACCACATCACCCAGATCAAACCAGATATAGACCATACTACCAATGA